One part of the Methanofastidiosum sp. genome encodes these proteins:
- a CDS encoding tyrosine-type recombinase/integrase yields MGIYKEKVLLSNEEGRLIKSDISESNVNIIREFKRYLIASRIGILRTVRYMIDLRIICQKYKDKDFTTWTSKDIIEVLEKIEIEDLSDSSKNEYRRTFNKFFKWLKGENWADLKALKGDRKHSRKPQVLTKEEVLKLLEGAKHPRDKAAIALLYDCGLRIGELASITFKDLTFNDYGGKVKVRGKTGERLVPFVMAEPYIKNWIQIHPNPNVNEPLFVGTGNKNFGKPLFYESYQNLIKRAIKKSGIEKKVTPHILRHTRATHLASKLTESEMCHYLGWQLGSDMPRVYVHLSGRDIDNAIYNKVYGLKIEDANKDDTIKPVACPRCKEACGPTSEYCYRCGMPLKEEKIFELEKHSKELRKEFFELAAENPEMLKGVNMFMEMMEIINSNPEMKQKIFELQRKGEV; encoded by the coding sequence ATGGGAATTTACAAAGAAAAGGTTTTGCTTTCAAACGAAGAAGGGCGTTTGATAAAGTCTGACATATCTGAATCCAATGTCAATATAATAAGAGAATTCAAAAGATATCTAATTGCCAGCAGAATCGGAATATTGAGGACAGTCCGCTACATGATTGATTTAAGGATAATCTGCCAAAAATACAAGGATAAAGATTTCACTACTTGGACTTCCAAAGACATAATTGAAGTTTTGGAGAAAATAGAGATTGAAGATCTATCTGATTCGTCCAAGAATGAGTACAGGAGAACTTTTAATAAATTCTTCAAGTGGCTGAAAGGGGAGAATTGGGCAGACCTCAAAGCATTGAAAGGCGATAGAAAGCATTCAAGAAAACCACAGGTCTTAACAAAAGAAGAGGTGCTTAAGCTACTTGAAGGTGCCAAACACCCCAGAGATAAGGCTGCTATTGCTCTTTTGTATGACTGTGGCCTTAGAATTGGTGAGCTTGCATCAATCACCTTCAAAGACCTGACATTTAACGACTATGGTGGCAAGGTCAAGGTCAGGGGAAAAACCGGGGAAAGATTGGTGCCATTTGTAATGGCCGAGCCATACATCAAAAACTGGATTCAAATTCACCCTAATCCAAATGTTAATGAGCCATTGTTTGTTGGAACTGGAAACAAGAACTTTGGCAAACCCCTGTTTTACGAATCATATCAGAATCTTATCAAAAGGGCGATAAAAAAATCCGGGATTGAAAAGAAGGTAACGCCCCACATTCTAAGGCATACCAGGGCAACTCATCTGGCCTCAAAATTGACCGAATCTGAGATGTGCCATTACCTTGGCTGGCAGCTTGGCTCGGATATGCCCCGAGTTTATGTTCATTTATCCGGGAGAGACATAGACAATGCCATCTACAACAAGGTCTATGGCCTTAAAATTGAGGACGCCAATAAAGACGACACTATAAAACCGGTAGCATGCCCTCGATGCAAGGAGGCCTGCGGCCCAACTTCGGAGTATTGTTATCGTTGTGGAATGCCTCTAAAAGAAGAAAAAATCTTTGAGTTGGAAAAACATAGTAAGGAATTAAGAAAAGAATTCTTTGAACTAGCAGCGGAAAACCCCGAAATGCTGAAGGGAGTAAACATGTTCATGGAAATGATGGAAATTATTAATTCAAATCCTGAAATGAAACAAAAGATATTTGAGTTACAGAGAAAAGGTGAGGTATAA
- a CDS encoding sodium:solute symporter family protein, translating to MIILIGIYAVIGTIIALYSRGAKTQESFFIGDRNIGGIVSALTYAATTYSAFMMVGLVGLAYATGVGALGFELVYLVGTLFFLSFYGPKVWKIAKEKGVVSPFGLLEHRFGLKTSKAAAIMSLVALVPYTSVQLTGVALIIEKNANLNFSTGILIVAILVSLWAFLGGLRGVALTDSIQGILMISVSIIALVWVSLRVDFSAVSLLGQSMYVPNSVWTPKFFLSLTIPWFFFALTNPQVFQRMFISKDISALRKMIVYFGFFGVLYAVIVTLIGIELKILTIKGLFPLVEYRDNVTPTLLSIMPEWLSLLLALSILAAAVTTANSIVLTLSSMVSRDIVKEKGIFYGRIAIVLLTVIIALFAVRKVSYIVELSVLSSTILLCLLPLVFGLFHFKIGKDLTGVLTIISGFVVSVALTFLKITPFGIPIPIITLAVSFLAFLIIGKIESQ from the coding sequence ATGATCATATTAATTGGAATATATGCGGTAATAGGAACTATCATAGCATTATATTCAAGAGGTGCAAAGACTCAAGAGAGCTTCTTTATTGGAGATAGAAATATAGGTGGAATAGTTTCCGCTCTCACTTACGCAGCTACTACCTACTCGGCATTCATGATGGTAGGTTTGGTGGGACTGGCATATGCAACTGGCGTGGGTGCATTGGGATTTGAATTGGTATACCTTGTGGGAACATTATTCTTCCTATCCTTTTACGGTCCAAAAGTCTGGAAGATTGCTAAGGAAAAGGGTGTTGTTTCCCCATTTGGTCTTTTAGAGCACAGGTTTGGGTTAAAAACATCTAAAGCAGCTGCCATAATGTCTCTTGTTGCACTTGTACCATACACATCAGTTCAACTTACAGGCGTGGCCTTAATAATCGAAAAGAATGCCAATCTTAATTTCTCAACTGGTATACTAATCGTTGCAATTCTAGTATCTCTTTGGGCTTTTCTAGGAGGTCTTAGAGGCGTAGCATTGACAGATTCAATTCAAGGAATTTTGATGATTTCTGTTTCAATAATTGCTTTAGTTTGGGTATCTCTGAGGGTTGATTTTTCTGCAGTTTCTTTATTGGGCCAGTCGATGTACGTTCCAAATTCTGTATGGACCCCAAAGTTCTTTCTATCGCTAACAATACCTTGGTTTTTCTTTGCCCTTACAAATCCACAAGTGTTTCAAAGAATGTTTATTTCAAAGGACATTTCTGCACTTAGAAAGATGATAGTATATTTTGGCTTCTTTGGAGTATTATACGCAGTAATAGTCACATTGATCGGAATTGAATTAAAAATTTTAACAATTAAAGGACTCTTCCCCTTGGTAGAATACAGAGACAACGTCACCCCAACTCTTCTTTCGATAATGCCGGAATGGCTATCCCTGTTATTGGCTTTGAGCATACTTGCTGCTGCAGTTACAACTGCTAATTCAATAGTTTTGACCCTATCATCGATGGTCTCAAGAGATATTGTAAAGGAGAAAGGCATTTTTTACGGCAGAATTGCCATAGTCTTGCTTACTGTTATAATTGCGCTGTTTGCAGTTAGAAAGGTAAGTTATATTGTAGAATTGTCAGTTCTGTCTTCTACAATACTTTTATGTCTACTTCCTCTCGTATTTGGACTATTCCACTTTAAAATTGGAAAGGATCTAACTGGAGTATTGACAATTATAAGTGGTTTCGTTGTCTCTGTAGCTTTGACCTTTCTAAAAATAACACCTTTTGGCATTCCAATACCTATAATAACTCTAGCTGTTTCTTTCTTGGCTTTCTTGATTATTGGAAAAATTGAATCTCAATAA
- a CDS encoding PQQ-binding-like beta-propeller repeat protein, which produces MRKLVVGTFFALFFLLIGAVMSSNVLWNVNTEKTVYSVEISQEGNFIAVGSLDNNFYLFSKEGELLWKYNSGDRALAVDMTPNGNYIAGGSRDKNVYLFSKEGELLWKYQTLDTVEAVAISFDGSGIIAGSDDGSAYYLSKSGDLNWKLETNSPVTTVAITPEGAYIVVGSNNQNIYLMSKDGKIVWSVKTLGEVTSVDICYEGKYIAAGTKNGWIYILSNSGRIIYQSKRNDGVINVKINPEGNFIVAGSREGGTYLISNEGQQLWKALEDKGIYSVSINSDGSIIAAGSMDKIYALSNKGKELWSYQTFNDPNYMYSINSLVLSLDSSSVVTTSREKVFLFSTGEKKEFDISKYYLNEEENSNKNIPNQEMVENKGYSVERRIGILDMILRLFGIKDRAV; this is translated from the coding sequence ATGAGAAAATTAGTTGTAGGTACATTTTTTGCTTTGTTTTTTTTATTAATTGGGGCAGTAATGTCTTCCAATGTTTTGTGGAACGTTAATACTGAAAAGACAGTATATTCAGTAGAAATAAGTCAAGAGGGTAACTTCATTGCCGTAGGTTCTCTTGATAATAATTTTTATCTTTTTTCAAAAGAGGGAGAGCTTTTATGGAAATATAACTCAGGAGATAGAGCCTTGGCAGTTGATATGACCCCTAATGGAAACTATATTGCCGGAGGATCAAGAGATAAAAACGTTTACTTATTTTCAAAAGAGGGAGAGCTTTTATGGAAATATCAAACTTTGGATACGGTTGAAGCAGTTGCAATTTCGTTCGATGGCTCTGGTATAATTGCAGGATCAGATGACGGCTCAGCATATTATTTATCAAAAAGTGGAGATCTTAATTGGAAACTTGAAACTAATTCTCCTGTCACGACGGTAGCTATTACTCCTGAAGGGGCATATATTGTTGTTGGTTCAAATAATCAAAATATTTATCTCATGTCTAAAGATGGAAAAATAGTTTGGAGTGTAAAAACTTTAGGAGAGGTTACTTCAGTTGATATATGTTATGAAGGAAAGTATATTGCTGCAGGTACAAAAAATGGTTGGATATATATCCTCTCAAATTCAGGAAGAATTATATATCAATCAAAAAGGAATGATGGAGTAATTAATGTTAAAATAAATCCTGAGGGGAATTTTATTGTTGCGGGATCAAGAGAAGGAGGAACTTATCTTATTTCAAATGAAGGGCAACAATTATGGAAAGCTCTTGAGGATAAAGGAATATACTCAGTTTCTATTAATAGCGATGGGAGTATCATTGCCGCAGGTTCTATGGACAAAATCTATGCGCTATCCAACAAAGGAAAAGAATTATGGAGTTACCAAACATTTAATGACCCAAATTATATGTATTCAATTAATTCCTTAGTTTTATCCTTAGATAGTTCTAGTGTAGTCACAACTTCAAGAGAAAAGGTATTTCTATTTAGTACAGGTGAAAAAAAAGAATTTGACATCTCCAAATATTACCTAAATGAAGAAGAAAATTCAAATAAGAATATTCCCAATCAAGAGATGGTAGAAAATAAAGGGTATTCTGTCGAAAGAAGAATTGGAATACTCGACATGATTCTCAGACTATTTGGGATTAAAGATAGAGCTGTATAA
- a CDS encoding DUF4897 domain-containing protein, whose protein sequence is MQNKFVLIFGIFAILFLSTVSCAFSEETNSIYIKVYEDGSALWNLETRFELKTQEDIDFFNEYMEALDMDKEFTIQRKKESLQNIINTVAYSSGREMNIENISLNYQIVDSINKKYGVVNFKFLWKGFGLKDKDHIIIGDSFKDGSHIKDGEVLVIEFPEDYSINSINPEPTEKRENILFWHGPKILLENEPKIVLEKNSLISSINPLIFGIIAVFIILGLIVYCILRKNKNVPILLSDQEKVINLLKSSGGKSFQNDIVSRSRMSKSKISQIITEMEKNGLITKQKYGKNNLIILR, encoded by the coding sequence ATGCAAAATAAATTCGTGCTAATATTTGGGATTTTCGCAATTTTATTTTTATCTACCGTAAGTTGCGCATTTTCCGAGGAAACAAATAGTATTTACATTAAAGTTTATGAAGATGGAAGTGCATTATGGAATCTTGAAACAAGATTTGAACTAAAAACTCAAGAGGATATTGATTTCTTCAATGAATATATGGAAGCATTAGATATGGACAAAGAGTTCACCATCCAAAGAAAGAAAGAATCCCTTCAAAACATAATCAATACTGTAGCCTACTCTTCAGGAAGAGAAATGAATATTGAAAATATTTCTTTGAACTATCAAATTGTAGATTCTATTAATAAAAAGTATGGTGTTGTTAATTTTAAATTCTTGTGGAAAGGCTTTGGCCTAAAGGATAAAGATCATATTATAATCGGAGATTCATTTAAGGACGGTAGTCATATAAAAGATGGGGAGGTTCTAGTAATAGAATTCCCTGAGGACTATTCAATAAATAGTATTAATCCAGAGCCTACTGAAAAAAGAGAGAATATATTATTTTGGCATGGCCCCAAAATATTACTAGAAAACGAGCCAAAAATTGTTTTGGAAAAAAATTCATTAATAAGCTCTATTAATCCCTTGATATTTGGGATAATTGCAGTTTTTATTATATTAGGACTTATCGTTTATTGTATTCTTAGAAAAAACAAAAATGTACCAATATTACTGTCTGACCAAGAAAAAGTAATAAATTTATTAAAATCTTCTGGAGGTAAATCTTTCCAAAACGATATTGTTTCTAGATCTCGCATGTCAAAATCTAAAATAAGTCAGATAATTACAGAGATGGAGAAAAATGGGCTAATAACTAAACAGAAATATGGAAAAAATAATTTAATAATACTAAGATAA
- a CDS encoding DUF4013 domain-containing protein has translation MVNYNISFRKPFSDFRKLLIGIVINIIPIVNLISYGYILESSDIKKGEQSEKMEEWEDFGGFFVKGLLGLIISFIYAIPALIVGIIAFVVALGPLFGKLAFMGPQRVQTMNPEEFFPMFLPYLVAALPLVVVFAILILIATYVAPVAVLKYIKTDKFSEAFNLNDIAKYIFTGDYIVAWVLVLVLNLALVGILSNVPFIGTAIASFITGMIGFSLYAGVMIGIDKKN, from the coding sequence ATGGTAAACTATAACATATCATTCAGAAAACCTTTTTCTGACTTCAGAAAACTCCTTATTGGGATAGTAATTAACATAATCCCTATTGTGAACTTAATTTCGTATGGATACATACTTGAAAGTTCGGATATAAAAAAAGGAGAACAAAGTGAAAAAATGGAAGAATGGGAGGATTTTGGAGGATTCTTTGTCAAAGGTCTCTTAGGCCTAATAATATCATTCATATATGCAATACCTGCTTTGATCGTAGGAATAATTGCTTTCGTCGTTGCACTTGGTCCATTATTTGGAAAACTTGCTTTTATGGGCCCTCAAAGAGTTCAAACCATGAATCCAGAAGAATTTTTTCCTATGTTTCTTCCATATTTAGTTGCAGCTTTGCCGTTAGTCGTTGTCTTTGCCATATTAATACTAATAGCCACATATGTGGCGCCAGTTGCAGTTTTGAAGTACATTAAAACAGATAAATTCTCTGAAGCTTTTAATCTCAATGATATTGCCAAATACATTTTCACTGGAGATTACATTGTAGCCTGGGTATTGGTCTTAGTCTTAAACTTGGCCTTAGTTGGAATATTATCAAATGTACCTTTCATTGGAACTGCTATCGCGTCTTTCATAACTGGGATGATAGGCTTCTCTCTTTACGCTGGAGTCATGATAGGAATAGATAAAAAGAATTAA
- a CDS encoding deoxyribodipyrimidine photolyase gives MIQSERIKYLNNNNEKNGDYVLYWMQSSQRTEYNHALEYSILKANSLNKPLIVFFGLNENFPNANTRNISFMLEGLYEVEKSLGDREIKFVTWKKKAEIGATEISNGASVVVVDKGYQRFEQDWRKYVAKNIECPLIEIETNTVVPVEEASKKEEYAAATIRPKINKLLNYYLSPLKLSKPTISSLSFRIDSLNMDEIEDITKSLKIDKSVQQSPYLFGGTSEAKNNLEYFIKHKLDRYEDLRNNPNLDYLSNMSPYLHFGQISPLYIALKIQQTDSPGKEAFLEELIVRRELSMNYVYYNTQYSSFGGLPDWCKKTLELHEKDSREHTYSLKDFENSNTHDPYWNAAQNEMIYTGKMHGYMRMYWGKKVIEWTNSPKDAYEILIYLNDKYELDGRDPNGYTGIAWCFGKHDRPWVERKIFGNIRYMNDKGLRRKFDADAYAKKINDYTSNI, from the coding sequence TTGATTCAAAGCGAAAGAATAAAATATTTGAACAATAATAATGAAAAAAATGGAGATTACGTTCTATACTGGATGCAATCTTCTCAAAGAACAGAGTACAATCACGCTTTAGAATATTCAATTTTAAAAGCAAATTCTCTAAATAAACCCTTAATCGTATTTTTCGGATTAAATGAAAATTTTCCAAATGCAAATACAAGAAATATTTCTTTTATGCTTGAAGGATTATACGAAGTTGAAAAATCTTTAGGGGATAGAGAAATTAAATTTGTTACATGGAAAAAAAAGGCCGAAATTGGGGCAACTGAAATTTCAAATGGCGCCTCAGTTGTAGTTGTCGATAAAGGGTATCAAAGATTTGAACAAGATTGGAGAAAATATGTAGCAAAAAATATTGAGTGCCCCCTAATTGAAATTGAAACTAATACCGTTGTTCCAGTAGAAGAAGCATCAAAAAAAGAAGAATACGCAGCTGCAACCATAAGGCCAAAAATAAATAAACTCTTAAATTATTACCTTTCACCGTTGAAATTAAGCAAACCTACTATAAGTTCCCTCTCCTTTAGAATAGATTCTTTAAATATGGATGAAATAGAAGACATAACTAAATCCCTTAAGATCGATAAAAGTGTACAACAATCACCTTATTTATTTGGAGGAACTTCAGAAGCTAAAAATAATCTTGAATATTTTATCAAACATAAACTTGATAGATATGAAGATTTAAGAAATAATCCAAACCTTGACTATTTATCAAATATGAGTCCGTATCTTCATTTTGGTCAGATATCTCCTTTGTACATTGCCTTGAAAATTCAGCAAACTGATAGTCCTGGAAAGGAAGCATTCTTAGAAGAACTAATTGTTCGAAGAGAACTTTCAATGAACTACGTTTATTATAATACTCAATATTCCTCCTTTGGGGGGTTACCTGATTGGTGTAAAAAAACTTTAGAGTTACATGAAAAAGACTCAAGAGAGCATACCTATTCTCTCAAGGATTTTGAAAATTCAAATACCCATGACCCTTACTGGAATGCCGCTCAAAACGAAATGATCTATACCGGTAAAATGCATGGATATATGAGGATGTACTGGGGGAAGAAAGTCATTGAATGGACTAATTCCCCAAAAGATGCTTATGAAATATTGATCTACCTGAACGATAAATACGAATTGGATGGCCGCGATCCAAATGGATATACTGGGATTGCATGGTGTTTTGGAAAGCATGATAGGCCTTGGGTAGAAAGGAAAATTTTTGGCAATATACGTTATATGAATGATAAAGGGCTTAGGAGAAAATTTGATGCTGATGCCTATGCGAAAAAGATAAATGATTATACTTCTAATATTTAG
- a CDS encoding DUF1722 domain-containing protein has product MKDFLKPKIVVSKCIEYDSCRYNGQMISSDFVEKLKSFVEFVPVCPEFEIGLGVPRDPIRIVSFSGDLKLIQPKTEKDVTKQMIDFSNSFLDNLIDIDGFILKSKSPSCGIKDVKRYSGSGKPPKESKGPGFFGKVVLDRYPNLAIEDEGRLTNSRIKQHFLTKIYALRSFREVKKSMSKKDLVEYQSYNKLLFSAYSQKETKELGRIVAHMDKASLENIFQNYEKHLYALFSKPPKCSPNINTLSHGFGYISKNLNKKEKEFFLEIIDKYRKGNVSLSVPTNILKSWILRFDEKYLENQSFFEPYPDGLLSVEDINACEVRDYWE; this is encoded by the coding sequence TTGAAAGACTTTTTGAAACCCAAAATTGTTGTAAGTAAATGTATAGAGTATGACAGCTGCAGGTATAATGGTCAAATGATATCAAGTGATTTTGTAGAAAAGTTAAAATCATTTGTAGAATTTGTTCCAGTTTGTCCAGAATTTGAAATAGGTCTTGGGGTTCCAAGAGATCCAATAAGAATTGTTTCATTCAGTGGAGATTTAAAGTTAATACAACCAAAAACAGAAAAAGATGTCACTAAACAAATGATTGATTTTTCTAATTCCTTTTTGGATAATCTTATTGATATTGATGGATTTATCTTAAAATCAAAATCACCTTCTTGTGGCATCAAAGATGTTAAGAGATATTCTGGATCCGGAAAACCACCAAAAGAATCAAAAGGACCGGGATTTTTTGGTAAAGTAGTCCTAGATAGATATCCCAATCTTGCAATAGAAGATGAAGGAAGATTGACTAATTCTAGGATAAAACAGCATTTTCTTACTAAGATATATGCTTTAAGAAGTTTTAGAGAAGTTAAAAAATCAATGTCAAAGAAAGATTTAGTCGAATACCAATCGTACAATAAACTGCTATTTAGTGCTTATAGTCAAAAAGAAACAAAAGAACTTGGGAGGATTGTTGCACATATGGACAAAGCTTCTCTTGAAAACATATTTCAAAATTATGAAAAACATCTATATGCTCTTTTTTCAAAGCCTCCTAAATGTTCTCCTAACATAAATACGCTTTCACATGGATTTGGATACATATCCAAAAATCTAAATAAAAAAGAGAAAGAATTTTTCTTAGAGATAATAGATAAGTATAGAAAAGGAAACGTATCCTTAAGTGTTCCTACAAATATTTTAAAATCTTGGATTTTGAGATTTGATGAAAAATATTTAGAAAATCAAAGTTTCTTTGAGCCATATCCGGATGGGCTGTTATCTGTTGAAGATATTAATGCGTGTGAAGTCAGGGACTATTGGGAATAA
- a CDS encoding pyridoxamine 5'-phosphate oxidase family protein, which produces MNNDSIVKLPKMEKPEYDKLISRQYLCRVAFRGNKYPYIAPLLYIFKEGHMFFLSTNYGKKISYFREYPYVLVEIEEYEKDFSDFSFVVLSGKLIEINDEKKDENIRKDFVDMIKKRRLSKNIMIALGHSPEDPLESLVDEKRSIVWKLIDVKEIKAFKKS; this is translated from the coding sequence ATGAATAACGACAGTATAGTTAAACTTCCTAAAATGGAAAAGCCAGAATACGATAAACTAATCTCAAGACAATACCTCTGCAGAGTTGCTTTTAGAGGAAATAAATATCCTTATATTGCACCGCTCCTATATATTTTTAAAGAAGGGCATATGTTTTTTTTATCAACTAATTATGGAAAGAAAATCTCTTATTTTAGAGAGTATCCATATGTCCTAGTGGAAATAGAAGAATATGAGAAGGATTTCTCTGACTTTAGTTTCGTGGTTCTTTCTGGAAAACTTATTGAAATCAATGATGAAAAAAAGGATGAGAATATAAGGAAAGATTTTGTTGATATGATCAAGAAAAGAAGGCTTTCTAAAAATATAATGATTGCTCTTGGCCATTCACCTGAAGATCCCCTGGAATCCCTTGTTGATGAAAAAAGAAGTATAGTTTGGAAATTGATTGATGTTAAAGAGATTAAAGCATTTAAAAAGAGTTAA
- a CDS encoding MATE family efflux transporter, producing MSNEIVNDQEIKHTEGIKTLLGDPKKAILKLSMPMIIAMLVQTLYNFADALWVSFLGPDALSAVGFFFPFFFMIMSVGSGIGMGGSAAISRFIGAHKKEEADNVAAHTIVLMAILGIIITIPFFVFSRNIFELMGAGNVIEDATIYAQIMFAGTLLIFFSNVANSILRGEGDAKRSMYAMAFGSILNIILDPIFIYPLKMGVAGAAWASIISLAISSGILFYWLFIKKSSYVSINLSNFRFHKYILIDILRVGIPFSLSQLLMSFSFLGLNLIVVSVGGTDGIAVYTTGWRIVMFGTLPLVGMATAVTAVSGAAYGANQIKKLDIAYIYSVKLGLLIEVFVSIFVFLFAPQIAAIFTQSEGGIRIFSDIVSFLRISAIFYPLVSFGMFSSAMFQGTAKGINSLIVTLFRTLIFIVPFSYLFALTFKIGLNGVWWGLVAGNILGSVIAFIWARVYIKGLLKKYSN from the coding sequence ATGTCTAATGAAATTGTTAATGATCAAGAAATAAAACATACTGAAGGAATAAAGACACTTTTAGGGGATCCCAAAAAGGCCATACTCAAACTATCAATGCCAATGATAATTGCAATGCTTGTTCAAACGCTATATAATTTTGCAGATGCATTGTGGGTTTCTTTCCTGGGTCCTGATGCCCTTTCAGCTGTTGGATTTTTCTTCCCTTTCTTTTTCATGATTATGTCCGTAGGATCTGGCATAGGTATGGGAGGTAGTGCTGCAATATCAAGATTTATTGGCGCCCATAAGAAAGAAGAAGCCGATAATGTTGCAGCCCATACTATCGTATTAATGGCCATTCTTGGAATTATTATTACTATACCTTTTTTTGTATTCTCAAGAAATATATTTGAACTAATGGGCGCAGGAAATGTAATTGAAGATGCAACAATATATGCCCAGATTATGTTTGCTGGAACCTTACTCATCTTCTTTTCAAATGTCGCGAATTCAATTCTTAGAGGAGAAGGTGATGCAAAGAGGTCAATGTATGCCATGGCGTTTGGCTCTATTTTGAATATAATTCTTGACCCTATATTCATATATCCTTTAAAGATGGGCGTTGCAGGAGCTGCCTGGGCATCAATTATATCACTCGCAATATCTTCAGGGATACTTTTCTATTGGCTTTTCATCAAAAAGAGTAGCTATGTATCAATTAATCTTTCTAATTTTAGATTTCATAAATATATTTTGATAGATATTCTAAGAGTTGGCATACCATTTTCATTATCTCAATTATTAATGTCATTTTCTTTTTTGGGATTAAATCTAATAGTGGTCTCTGTTGGTGGAACTGACGGTATAGCAGTTTATACTACTGGTTGGCGAATAGTAATGTTTGGAACATTACCTTTAGTGGGGATGGCCACGGCCGTCACTGCCGTTTCAGGTGCTGCATACGGCGCAAATCAAATAAAGAAGTTAGACATCGCATACATCTATTCTGTAAAGTTAGGACTCTTAATTGAAGTTTTTGTTTCAATATTTGTTTTTTTATTTGCGCCACAAATCGCTGCCATATTTACTCAATCTGAAGGGGGAATTAGAATCTTTAGTGATATTGTAAGCTTCTTGAGGATTTCAGCAATCTTTTATCCTTTAGTTTCATTTGGGATGTTCTCTTCAGCAATGTTTCAAGGAACTGCAAAAGGAATTAATTCTCTTATAGTTACACTCTTTAGGACACTAATATTCATAGTTCCATTTTCCTATTTATTTGCTCTAACTTTCAAAATAGGTCTTAATGGTGTTTGGTGGGGTCTTGTAGCAGGTAATATTCTTGGTTCTGTTATTGCATTTATTTGGGCAAGAGTATATATTAAGGGATTACTTAAGAAATATTCTAACTAA